A window of the Cystobacter fuscus genome harbors these coding sequences:
- a CDS encoding alpha/beta hydrolase, protein MRMGSWVLSVLAAVLFLGAAPARAQVSTRSVWVEQEGISFHGVYWNHGKQKTIIYIPGYGDPGSTGDSIFHRELFADYAVLSIDPLNQGQSGHAVRTDIVDLMNKVILAFLNQEGIRKAFLVGHSAGALQVLAFERAHPTRTLNKVVLLDDGQISLGQVPPIQFLPDNAFGLPAGPYSVIELEALFFDPSSSSMTYDEYITGLTAYTQFDVTETWPAVKKALLLTRDFSLPTLPSALGVDTSAADSAFQQAAMAFTCNVKHGRWIELAGATHDMWNEPASADAAAAHIARFLRP, encoded by the coding sequence ATGAGAATGGGGTCATGGGTGTTGAGTGTTCTCGCCGCTGTGCTCTTCCTCGGAGCAGCACCAGCCAGGGCACAGGTTTCCACCCGAAGCGTCTGGGTGGAGCAGGAGGGCATCTCGTTCCACGGTGTGTACTGGAATCACGGCAAGCAGAAGACAATCATCTACATCCCCGGCTACGGCGACCCGGGGAGCACCGGGGACTCGATCTTCCACCGGGAGTTGTTCGCGGACTACGCGGTCCTCTCCATCGACCCGCTCAACCAAGGTCAGTCGGGCCATGCCGTCAGGACCGACATCGTCGACCTGATGAACAAGGTCATCCTCGCCTTCCTGAATCAGGAGGGGATCCGCAAGGCGTTCCTGGTGGGACACTCGGCTGGTGCGCTGCAGGTGCTGGCCTTCGAGCGGGCCCATCCGACCCGGACACTCAACAAGGTGGTGCTTCTCGATGACGGGCAGATTTCGCTTGGCCAGGTACCACCCATCCAGTTTCTCCCGGACAACGCCTTCGGCCTGCCCGCCGGGCCCTATAGCGTGATCGAACTCGAAGCCCTGTTCTTCGATCCGTCTTCCTCGAGCATGACGTACGACGAGTACATCACCGGGCTCACCGCCTACACCCAGTTCGATGTGACGGAGACCTGGCCGGCGGTGAAGAAGGCGCTGCTCCTCACCCGCGACTTCAGCCTGCCCACGCTTCCGTCCGCTCTCGGTGTCGACACGAGTGCCGCGGACTCGGCCTTCCAGCAGGCCGCGATGGCGTTCACGTGCAACGTCAAGCATGGAAGGTGGATCGAGCTCGCCGGGGCCACCCATGACATGTGGAATGAGCCGGCCTCGGCCGACGCCGCTGCCGCGCACATCGCCAGGTTCTTGCGCCCGTAG